Proteins co-encoded in one Nicotiana tabacum cultivar K326 unplaced genomic scaffold, ASM71507v2 Un00354, whole genome shotgun sequence genomic window:
- the LOC142179105 gene encoding uncharacterized protein LOC142179105, translating to MKVWERVVEMRIRKGVSISENKFEFMSEGSTTKAIHLVRRLVEQYRERKQDLHMVFTNLEKTYDKVPRDDLWKCLEDRCVPAVYTIAIKDMYDGAKTRVRKVGGESRHFIVEVRLHQGSALSSFLIALVMDKLT from the coding sequence ATGAAGgtctgggagagggtggtggagatgAGGATAAGGAAGGGGGTGTCTATCTCTGAGAACAAGTTCGAGTTCATGTCGGAGGGTTCGACGACAAAAGCTATTCATCTTGTTAGGAGattggtggaacaatacagggagaGGAAgcaggacttgcatatggtgttcaccAATTTGGAGAAAACATATGACAAAGTCCCTAGGGATGATCTATGGAAATGCTTGGAGGATAGATGTGTACCTGCCGTATACACTAtagcgattaaggacatgtatgatggagctaagacccGAGTGAGAAAGGTGGGAGGAGAATCGAGGCACTTCATAGTAGAGGTGAGGTTGCATCAGGGATCAGCGCTTAGCTCGTTTCTAATTGCCTTGGTGATGGATAAGTTAACATGA